From the Archangium lipolyticum genome, the window CGGGAGCCACGAACCGCACTGGCTTCCCCGTTCCCGGGTGTCCCAGCCCAGCGACACCGGGTTGGCGGCTTCCACCGCCCCCCTCCCGCGCGTGCGGCTCGCGGCGCTCAGCCCACCACGAGGTTGATGATGCGGCCGGGCACGTAGACGAACTTCTTCTCCGTCTTGCCCTGCGTGTGGGCCAGCACGTTCGGGTCGTTGGCGATGGCGGCGCGCACGTCCGCCTCGGTGGCGTCCCGCCGCAGCTTCACCTTGCTGCGCAGCTTGCCGTTCACCTGCACGCCCATCTCGACGACGTCGTCCACCGTGAGGGCCGCGTCGTAGGAGGGCCACGGCTCGTAGGCCAGGCTCTTCGTCCCGCCCAGCCGCTCCCACAGCTCCTCGGCCAGGTGTGGCGCGAAGGGCGAGAGCAGCAGCGCGAACGTCTTCGCCGCCTCGAGCGGCACGCGGGGAATGTCCGCCAGCCGGTTGGTGAGGATCATCAGCGCGCTCACCGCGGTGTTGAGCCGCAGCGCCTCGATGTCCTCGCCCACCTTCTTCACCGTCTTGTGCAGCAGGCGCAGCGTCTCCTCGTCGAGCGTGGCCTCCGCCGCCCCTGGCTCCTCCTTCACGAACGCCAGCGTGTTCCAGGCGCGCTCCAGGAAGCGCCGCACGCCGGTGACCCCCTGGGTCTGCCAGGGCTTCACCGCCTCGAGCGGGCCCATGAACATCTCGTACACCCGCAGCGCGTCCGCGCCGTGCTTCTGGACGACCTCGTCCGGGTTGACGACGTTGCCGCGCGACTTGGACATCTTCTCGTTGTTCTCCCCGAGAATCATGCCCTGGTGCACGAGCTTCCCGAACGGCTCGGGGTGCGAGACGACGCCGCAGTCGAAGAGCACCTTGTGCCAGAAGCGCGCGTACAGCAGGTGCAACACGGCGTGCTCGGAGCCGCCGACGTACAGGTCCACCGGCATCCACGCGTCATAGGCCTCCTTGGAGAAGGCCTCCCGCGTGTTGTGCGGGTCGAGGAAGCGCAGGTAGTACCAGCACGAGCCCGCCCACTGGGGCATGGTGTTCGTCTCGCGCGCGTACCACTTGCCGTCCTTCTGGAAGAAGCGCCAGTCGAGCGCGCGCGACAGTGGGCCCGCGGGGTCGTCCGAGGGCTTGAAGTCCTCCAGCTCGGGCAGGCGCACGGGCAGCTCGCTCTCGGCCACGGGGATGGGCTGGTCGTAGCGCACCGTGTGCGGGTGTTTGCGTGGATCCGTCGAGCCCGCGGGCAGCTCCACCGGGAAGTAGACGGGAATGGGCTCGCCCCAGTAGCGCTGGCGCGAGAAGACCCAGTCGCGCAGGCGGTACTGCACCCGGCGCGTCCCCAGCCCCTTCTGCTCCAGGTGGGCGATCATCGCCGCCTTCGCCTCGGACGTGCGCTGGCCGTCGAGGAACCCCGAGCGCACCGCCACGCCCTCCGCGGTGACGGCCTCGGTCCAGCCGGCGGTGTCGTGGAGCTGCCCGTCCGGCGAGACGACCTCCACCACCGGCAGCCCGAAGGCCCGGGCGAACTCGAAGTCGCGCTCGTCGTGCGCCGGCACGCTCATGATGGCGCCCGTGCCGTAGGAGCCCAGCACGAAGTCCGCCACCCAGATGGGCAGCCGCGCCCCGGTAATCGGATGCAGCGCGTAGGCGCCGGTGAACTCGCCCGTCTTCGTCTTGGTGAGCGCCGTCCGGTCCATGTCGCTCTTGCTGACCACGGAGGCCCGGTAGGCGAGCACCTTCTGCCGGTGCTCCGGGGTGGTGAGCGACTCGAGCAGCGGGTGCTCGGGCGCGATGACCATGTACGTGGCCCCGAAGAGGGTGTCCGGGCGCGTGGTGAAGATGCGCAGCTTCTCGCTCCGGCCCTCCAGGGCGAAGTCCACCTCGGCACCCTCGCTGCGGCCGATCCAGTGGACCTGCTTCTCCTTCGTCTCCGGCCAGTCGAGCCCCTCGAGCTCCTGCTCCAGCCGGTCCGCGTACGCGGTGATGCGCAGCGTCCACTGGCGCAGCGGCAGGCGCACCACCGGGTGGCCTCCGCGCTCGCTCTTGCCGTCGA encodes:
- the leuS gene encoding leucine--tRNA ligase is translated as MSTERPKYDPSAIEPKWQTRWEQEKTFEARRHPGRPKAYILDMFPYPSGSGLHVGHPEGYTATDIVARYKRMRGVDVLHPMGWDSFGLPAEQHAIETGTHPAQTTAKNIATFKRQLKSLGFSYDWSRELATTDEAYVRWTQWIFLKLFERGLAYQAELPVNWCPALGTVLANEEVIDGKSERGGHPVVRLPLRQWTLRITAYADRLEQELEGLDWPETKEKQVHWIGRSEGAEVDFALEGRSEKLRIFTTRPDTLFGATYMVIAPEHPLLESLTTPEHRQKVLAYRASVVSKSDMDRTALTKTKTGEFTGAYALHPITGARLPIWVADFVLGSYGTGAIMSVPAHDERDFEFARAFGLPVVEVVSPDGQLHDTAGWTEAVTAEGVAVRSGFLDGQRTSEAKAAMIAHLEQKGLGTRRVQYRLRDWVFSRQRYWGEPIPVYFPVELPAGSTDPRKHPHTVRYDQPIPVAESELPVRLPELEDFKPSDDPAGPLSRALDWRFFQKDGKWYARETNTMPQWAGSCWYYLRFLDPHNTREAFSKEAYDAWMPVDLYVGGSEHAVLHLLYARFWHKVLFDCGVVSHPEPFGKLVHQGMILGENNEKMSKSRGNVVNPDEVVQKHGADALRVYEMFMGPLEAVKPWQTQGVTGVRRFLERAWNTLAFVKEEPGAAEATLDEETLRLLHKTVKKVGEDIEALRLNTAVSALMILTNRLADIPRVPLEAAKTFALLLSPFAPHLAEELWERLGGTKSLAYEPWPSYDAALTVDDVVEMGVQVNGKLRSKVKLRRDATEADVRAAIANDPNVLAHTQGKTEKKFVYVPGRIINLVVG